A section of the Bradyrhizobium oligotrophicum S58 genome encodes:
- the tolB gene encoding Tol-Pal system beta propeller repeat protein TolB, giving the protein MSMTRSITRRKFIVAGASSIAAISAGSAFAQRLQINPESKPIPIAIPPFVPGGPGDADVANGIAQVITNNLKRSGYFAPLDQAAFAERITNFDQVPQFASWKPLNVQGLLTGRATRQSDGRLKAEFRLWDVNSGQQSAAQQYVTAPEYWRRIAHIISDQIYTTLLGEKGYFDSRVVFVDESGPSERRVKRLALMDQDGANVRYLTRGADLVLTPRFSPSSQEITYMEFGQGDPRVYLFNIETGQREIVGNFPGMSFSPRFSPDGQRIILSLQQGGNSNLFVMDLRSRTTTRLTDTPAIDTSPCYSPDGSQLCFESDRGGKPQIYVMSASGGSAQRISFGEGSYSTPVWSPRGDYIAFTKQGGGQFAIGIMKTDGSGERILTAGFHNEGPTFSPNGRVLMFFRDPGGTAGPSLYSIDVSGRFEQKVPTPGFASDPAWSPLLS; this is encoded by the coding sequence ATGAGCATGACAAGATCAATAACTCGCCGCAAATTCATTGTCGCTGGCGCCTCGTCTATCGCTGCGATCAGCGCAGGCAGCGCTTTCGCGCAACGCCTGCAGATCAATCCGGAATCCAAGCCGATCCCGATCGCGATTCCGCCGTTTGTACCCGGCGGACCCGGTGATGCCGACGTCGCCAACGGTATCGCGCAGGTCATCACCAACAATCTGAAGCGCAGCGGATATTTTGCGCCGCTCGATCAGGCTGCATTCGCCGAGCGCATCACCAATTTCGACCAGGTGCCGCAGTTCGCGAGCTGGAAGCCGCTCAACGTGCAGGGACTGCTGACCGGCCGCGCCACCCGACAGAGCGATGGGCGGCTGAAGGCCGAGTTCAGGCTGTGGGACGTCAATTCGGGACAGCAGTCGGCAGCCCAGCAATACGTCACCGCGCCCGAATACTGGCGGCGCATCGCCCACATCATCTCTGACCAGATCTACACCACCCTGCTCGGCGAGAAAGGCTATTTCGACAGCCGCGTCGTGTTCGTCGACGAGAGCGGTCCGTCGGAGCGGCGCGTCAAGCGGCTGGCGCTGATGGATCAGGACGGCGCCAACGTCCGCTATCTCACCCGCGGCGCCGACCTCGTGCTGACGCCGCGGTTCTCGCCGTCGAGCCAGGAAATCACCTACATGGAGTTCGGGCAGGGCGACCCGAGGGTCTATCTGTTCAACATCGAGACCGGGCAGCGCGAGATCGTCGGCAACTTCCCCGGCATGTCGTTCTCGCCGCGCTTCTCGCCCGACGGCCAGCGCATCATTCTCAGCCTGCAGCAGGGCGGCAATTCCAATCTGTTCGTCATGGACCTGCGCTCGCGCACGACGACGCGGCTCACCGACACGCCGGCGATCGACACCTCACCGTGCTATTCGCCGGACGGCAGCCAGCTCTGCTTCGAGTCCGATCGTGGCGGCAAGCCGCAGATCTACGTGATGTCCGCCAGCGGCGGCAGCGCCCAGCGCATCTCGTTCGGCGAGGGCAGCTACTCGACGCCGGTGTGGTCGCCGCGCGGCGACTACATCGCCTTCACCAAGCAGGGCGGCGGCCAGTTCGCGATCGGCATCATGAAGACCGACGGCTCGGGCGAGCGCATCCTCACCGCCGGCTTCCACAATGAGGGCCCGACCTTCTCGCCCAACGGCCGCGTGCTGATGTTCTTCCGCGATCCCGGCGGCACCGCCGGTCCGTCGCTGTATTCGATCGACGTTTCCGGTCGTTTCGAGCAGAAGGTTCCGACGCCCGGCTTCGCCTCGGATCCGGCCTGGTCGCCGCTGCTGTCGTGA
- a CDS encoding putative bifunctional diguanylate cyclase/phosphodiesterase translates to MQLASQNGEDERKLSPAIQAALVDSLFQDPGPMFAGALCAAIAAVMTAIKSGDVNLWPCAAMLIIAGAFRSLDMRHYRGLCDSGRLTQTAVERWEIRYQVGAMIYALVLGVWCVVALVDNSDPVVHLIAITVTLCYMSAGAGRTYGRPWIFHVQILLACGPLAVALAIHGSPYYLGMAAFCVLFFMSLKHISTNLQRIFVQAFVARESEGALAKQFDTALNNMPHGLCMFRPDGRLAVMNHRFGQMMSLPDDIIQRGGNAADIINACVISGAISASSGRMILSEIEHTKTHNIITSDPDIMRDRSLSWTFQPMADGGAVVLLEDITERRHAEARISHLARYDELTTLPNRVNFRDEIERLLKIPQRNGELSALLFVDLDRFKQVNDTLGHPCGDQLLCAVSERLRDILRPEDFVARFGGDEFVVFQRNIRSNDDAAVLARRIVDQLSERYKIDNHLVEIGASVGIAMTAPGISADTLLKNADMALYRAKAEGRGTFCFFRDELAQTVEARRILELDLRKALANEEFELFYQPLVNLKSGKISTCEALLRWNHPVRGTVSPVDIIPVAEDMGLIVDLGRWILRKACLECMKWPDAVSVAVNFSPQQFHQRDVLSEVRYALEVSGLPPHRLEIEITESSLLRNTQLTHDVLSQLHMLGVRISLDDFGTGYSSLSYLHNFPLEKVKIDRSFLEGIDSDRPLTLLRGVARLSADLGMSVVVEGIETNEQLELVSVDGTVTEAQGYLFSRPVPAVRIRQLLNASHGRRSVDEAAIAVGGTRSIA, encoded by the coding sequence ATGCAGCTTGCCAGTCAGAATGGGGAAGACGAACGTAAATTGTCGCCTGCGATCCAGGCGGCTCTCGTCGACTCTCTCTTCCAGGATCCCGGCCCGATGTTTGCCGGCGCACTCTGCGCCGCCATCGCGGCCGTCATGACCGCGATCAAGAGCGGCGACGTCAACCTGTGGCCGTGTGCCGCGATGCTGATCATCGCCGGTGCCTTCCGCTCGCTCGACATGCGCCACTACCGGGGCCTGTGCGACAGCGGCCGCCTGACGCAGACGGCGGTCGAGCGCTGGGAGATACGCTATCAGGTCGGCGCCATGATCTACGCGCTGGTGCTCGGCGTCTGGTGCGTGGTCGCCCTGGTCGACAACAGCGACCCGGTCGTGCACCTGATCGCGATCACGGTGACGCTCTGTTACATGTCGGCCGGCGCCGGCCGCACCTACGGGCGGCCCTGGATCTTCCATGTTCAGATCCTGCTCGCCTGCGGGCCGCTCGCGGTTGCCCTCGCGATTCACGGCAGCCCCTATTACCTCGGCATGGCGGCGTTCTGCGTCCTGTTCTTCATGTCGCTGAAGCACATCTCGACCAACCTGCAGCGGATATTCGTGCAGGCCTTCGTCGCGCGGGAGAGCGAGGGCGCTCTGGCCAAGCAGTTCGATACGGCGCTGAACAACATGCCGCATGGCCTTTGCATGTTCCGCCCGGACGGGCGCCTTGCCGTGATGAATCATCGTTTCGGGCAGATGATGAGCCTGCCGGATGACATCATCCAGCGTGGCGGCAACGCCGCCGACATCATCAATGCCTGCGTGATCTCGGGGGCGATCTCGGCCTCCAGCGGCAGAATGATCCTGTCGGAGATCGAGCACACCAAAACGCACAACATCATCACAAGCGATCCGGACATCATGCGTGACCGCTCGCTGTCCTGGACGTTCCAGCCGATGGCGGATGGCGGCGCCGTGGTGCTGCTCGAGGACATCACCGAGCGTCGCCATGCGGAAGCGCGGATCTCGCACCTCGCCCGCTACGACGAGCTCACGACCCTGCCCAATCGCGTCAACTTCCGTGATGAGATCGAGCGTCTGCTCAAGATCCCGCAACGGAACGGCGAGCTGTCGGCGCTGCTGTTCGTCGATCTCGACCGCTTCAAGCAGGTCAACGACACCCTCGGCCACCCCTGCGGCGACCAGCTGCTCTGCGCCGTGTCCGAGCGGCTGCGCGACATTCTGCGTCCCGAAGACTTCGTCGCGCGCTTCGGCGGCGATGAGTTCGTCGTGTTCCAGCGCAACATCCGCTCCAACGACGATGCCGCCGTTCTGGCCCGCCGCATCGTCGATCAGCTGAGCGAGCGTTACAAGATCGACAATCATCTGGTCGAGATCGGCGCCAGCGTCGGCATCGCCATGACTGCGCCAGGCATCAGCGCCGACACCCTGCTCAAGAACGCCGACATGGCGCTGTACCGCGCTAAGGCGGAGGGACGCGGAACCTTCTGCTTCTTCCGCGACGAGCTTGCCCAGACCGTCGAGGCGCGCCGCATCCTCGAGCTCGATTTGCGCAAGGCGCTGGCGAACGAAGAGTTCGAGCTGTTCTACCAGCCGCTGGTCAATCTCAAATCCGGCAAGATCTCGACCTGCGAGGCGCTGCTGCGCTGGAATCATCCGGTGCGCGGCACCGTCTCGCCCGTCGACATCATCCCCGTCGCCGAGGACATGGGCCTGATCGTCGATCTCGGCCGCTGGATCCTGCGCAAGGCCTGCTTGGAATGCATGAAGTGGCCGGACGCCGTCAGCGTCGCCGTCAACTTCTCACCGCAGCAATTCCATCAGCGCGACGTGCTGAGCGAGGTCCGCTACGCGCTCGAAGTCTCCGGTCTGCCGCCGCATCGTCTCGAGATCGAGATCACCGAATCCTCCCTGCTGCGCAACACGCAGCTGACTCACGACGTTCTCTCGCAGCTGCACATGCTCGGCGTGCGGATCTCGCTCGACGATTTCGGCACCGGCTATTCCAGCCTCAGCTATCTGCACAACTTCCCGTTGGAGAAGGTCAAGATCGATCGCTCGTTCCTCGAGGGCATCGACAGCGATCGTCCGCTGACCTTGCTGCGCGGCGTTGCCCGGCTGTCCGCCGATCTCGGCATGTCGGTCGTGGTCGAAGGCATCGAGACCAACGAGCAGCTCGAACTGGTGAGCGTGGACGGCACGGTCACCGAGGCCCAGGGCTATCTGTTCAGCCGCCCCGTGCCCGCAGTGCGCATCCGCCAGCTCCTCAACGCCTCGCATGGCCGACGCTCGGTCGACGAGGCCGCCATTGCCGTCGGCGGGACGCGATCCATCGCCTGA
- a CDS encoding OmpA family protein has product MLRALLTMMPLMGLQFVVAPAHAGSEDDVLRSLRAKRVMRCPIGSSCDAASYANDPGLTIRFAIGSAALNGDTKDALSTYASRILTGMPQGSHVVVRGFTDSPGRADYNLRLSRRRALAVRDALVAVGLPIDSVEAIGAGIRGAGRGASPEDRVAVIAVTPRPDRR; this is encoded by the coding sequence ATGTTGCGCGCCCTCCTGACGATGATGCCTCTGATGGGTTTGCAGTTTGTTGTCGCACCGGCTCACGCCGGCAGCGAGGATGACGTGCTACGGTCATTGCGCGCCAAGCGGGTCATGCGGTGCCCAATCGGAAGCTCGTGCGACGCGGCATCTTATGCAAACGATCCAGGCTTGACGATCCGTTTTGCCATCGGGTCCGCCGCCCTGAATGGCGATACGAAGGACGCGTTGAGCACCTATGCGTCCCGCATCCTTACCGGAATGCCGCAAGGCTCGCATGTCGTCGTTCGTGGATTCACCGACAGCCCGGGTCGTGCGGACTACAATCTCAGACTTTCACGGCGTCGGGCGCTAGCTGTTCGCGACGCTCTGGTCGCGGTCGGCCTACCCATCGATAGCGTCGAAGCAATCGGTGCCGGGATCCGGGGAGCAGGACGCGGCGCCTCGCCGGAAGATCGCGTTGCGGTCATCGCCGTGACGCCGCGCCCGGACCGGCGCTGA
- a CDS encoding dihydrofolate reductase family protein: MARLVMWNLMTLDGMVAGPNGDISWHEDVWGPELEQLSETQLQEAGGLVFGRVTYDLMAGYWPTGAGVIADFMNSAPKYVASRTLSRLDWSNAHLLGPQLATEVDRLKKDSAKDLFLFGSADLGATLIAHDLIDEFRIAINPRVLGGGAPLFKPGQAMKLKLIDSRALSNGVVIVRYVPARET, translated from the coding sequence ATGGCAAGGCTGGTGATGTGGAATCTGATGACGCTGGACGGCATGGTCGCCGGCCCGAACGGCGACATTTCCTGGCATGAGGATGTCTGGGGCCCGGAGCTGGAGCAGCTATCCGAAACACAGCTGCAGGAGGCGGGCGGACTGGTGTTCGGCCGGGTGACCTACGATCTGATGGCGGGATATTGGCCCACCGGCGCCGGCGTCATCGCCGACTTCATGAACAGCGCGCCGAAATATGTCGCCTCGCGCACGCTCTCCCGCCTGGACTGGTCGAACGCGCACCTGCTGGGTCCGCAGCTCGCGACCGAGGTCGACCGGCTGAAGAAGGACAGCGCCAAGGATCTGTTCCTGTTCGGCAGCGCGGACCTGGGTGCCACGCTCATCGCGCATGATCTGATTGATGAGTTTCGAATTGCGATCAATCCGCGCGTGCTCGGCGGCGGAGCGCCGCTGTTCAAGCCGGGGCAGGCGATGAAGCTCAAGCTGATCGACAGCCGGGCGCTCTCGAATGGCGTTGTGATCGTGCGTTATGTCCCCGCGCGGGAGACGTGA
- a CDS encoding glutathione S-transferase family protein, whose amino-acid sequence MSLSLYYHPLSSFCWKVLIALYENDIPFTPKLVNLGNADERAAFLKLWPVGKFPVLRDEARGRTIPESSIIIEYLDLHHAGTTRFIPDDADLALQTRLRDRFLDLYLHMPTQTIVFDRLRPADARDPAGVTEARNRLRTSYAMLNAEFAPGTWAMGDSFTLADCAALPALFYANKVEPLGDGSPAVQAYLDRLKARPSAARVLAEAEPYFHMFPQEPG is encoded by the coding sequence ATGTCCCTGTCTCTCTACTATCATCCGCTGTCGTCGTTCTGCTGGAAGGTGCTGATCGCGCTGTATGAGAACGACATTCCGTTCACGCCGAAGCTGGTCAATCTCGGCAATGCCGACGAGCGTGCGGCGTTTCTGAAGCTGTGGCCGGTCGGAAAATTTCCGGTGTTGCGTGACGAGGCACGAGGGCGCACGATTCCGGAATCGAGCATCATCATCGAGTATCTCGATCTGCACCATGCGGGCACGACGCGATTCATTCCCGATGACGCCGATCTGGCGCTGCAGACGCGCCTGCGCGATCGCTTCCTCGATCTCTATCTGCACATGCCGACGCAGACCATCGTGTTCGACCGGCTGCGGCCGGCCGACGCGCGCGATCCCGCCGGCGTCACTGAGGCGCGGAACAGGCTGCGCACCTCCTACGCCATGCTCAATGCCGAGTTCGCGCCCGGCACCTGGGCGATGGGCGACAGCTTCACGCTGGCTGATTGCGCAGCCCTGCCGGCGCTGTTCTATGCCAACAAGGTCGAGCCGCTCGGCGACGGGTCCCCCGCGGTGCAGGCCTATCTCGACCGCCTCAAGGCGCGGCCGTCCGCCGCGCGGGTTCTCGCCGAGGCCGAACCCTACTTCCACATGTTCCCGCAGGAGCCGGGCTGA
- a CDS encoding YciI family protein — protein MRFMMLMIPLGYESAPPDVQLDPERVAAMMRYNEALKDAGVLITLEGLHPPSMGARVSFAGGKPVVTDGPFAEAKEVLGGYWMIEVASRNEAIAWAKQCPASENEIIEIRQVQEMADFSEEVQQAAAGFSELPHAGRA, from the coding sequence ATGCGATTCATGATGCTGATGATCCCGCTCGGCTATGAGAGCGCGCCACCGGACGTGCAGCTCGACCCCGAGCGGGTCGCGGCGATGATGCGCTATAACGAGGCGCTGAAGGACGCCGGCGTGCTGATCACGCTGGAGGGACTGCATCCGCCGTCGATGGGCGCGCGGGTCTCGTTCGCAGGCGGCAAGCCGGTGGTGACCGATGGCCCGTTTGCCGAGGCCAAGGAGGTGCTCGGCGGCTATTGGATGATCGAGGTGGCCTCGCGCAACGAAGCGATCGCCTGGGCCAAGCAATGTCCGGCTTCCGAGAACGAGATCATCGAGATCCGCCAGGTCCAGGAAATGGCGGACTTTTCCGAAGAGGTGCAGCAGGCCGCGGCAGGCTTTTCCGAGCTGCCGCATGCCGGGCGCGCCTGA
- a CDS encoding YciI family protein, whose protein sequence is MRFMVIVKATRDTEAGILPTTEEFAAMGRFNEELVKAGMMEAGEGLHPTAKGARIDFSGGETRVARGPFDLSVDLAAGFWMIKARSLDEVIEHMKRAPFPSGQIEIRQVYAPEDFGETFTPELRERVERLRAQAARG, encoded by the coding sequence ATGCGGTTCATGGTGATCGTGAAGGCGACCAGGGACACGGAGGCCGGGATCCTGCCGACCACGGAGGAGTTCGCGGCGATGGGCCGGTTCAACGAGGAACTGGTCAAGGCCGGCATGATGGAGGCCGGCGAAGGCTTGCATCCAACGGCCAAGGGCGCGCGGATCGATTTCTCGGGTGGTGAGACGCGCGTTGCGCGCGGTCCGTTCGATCTCTCGGTCGATTTGGCCGCCGGCTTCTGGATGATCAAGGCGCGCTCGCTCGACGAGGTGATCGAGCACATGAAGCGCGCGCCGTTCCCGAGCGGCCAGATCGAGATCCGGCAGGTCTATGCACCGGAGGATTTCGGCGAGACGTTCACGCCCGAGTTGCGTGAGCGGGTTGAGCGGCTGCGCGCGCAGGCCGCAAGGGGCTGA
- a CDS encoding DUF2852 domain-containing protein: MAYTADVNRWRGSEEEQRYRPHMMESPWHPGWIAVTVLGFIIWWPIGLALLFFTLGSRKMACWSGGDRWSNKMERMQWKMDRMRDRMERRGFGFGFSQPSTSGNRAFDEYRMETLRRLEEEQQEFRDFLTRLRHAKDKEEFDAFMAQHKPRPTPPTDQPQG, encoded by the coding sequence ATGGCCTACACCGCAGATGTCAATCGATGGCGCGGTTCGGAGGAGGAGCAGAGGTACCGGCCCCACATGATGGAGTCGCCCTGGCACCCCGGCTGGATCGCGGTGACCGTGCTCGGCTTCATCATCTGGTGGCCGATCGGACTTGCCCTTCTCTTTTTCACACTCGGGAGCAGAAAGATGGCGTGCTGGAGCGGCGGTGATCGCTGGTCGAACAAGATGGAGCGGATGCAGTGGAAGATGGACCGCATGCGCGACAGGATGGAGCGCCGCGGCTTCGGTTTCGGCTTCTCGCAGCCCTCCACCAGCGGCAACCGCGCCTTCGACGAGTACCGCATGGAGACCTTGCGGCGCCTGGAAGAGGAGCAGCAGGAATTCCGTGATTTCCTGACCCGGCTGCGCCACGCCAAGGACAAGGAAGAGTTCGACGCGTTCATGGCCCAGCACAAGCCGCGTCCGACTCCGCCGACCGACCAGCCCCAGGGCTGA
- the tolQ gene encoding protein TolQ, whose product MSGDSTGLSLIDLFGNAGWVVRIIMLGLISCSIWVWAIAIDKMFLFSRTRRSMDRFEQAFWSGESIEELYRVLSAKPTQSMAACFVAAMREWKRSFEGHARSFAGLQMRIEKVMNVSIAREIERLERRLLVLATVGSAGPFVGLFGTVWGIMTSFQAIAASKNTSLAVVAPGIAEALFATAIGLIAAIPATIFYNKFTSEVNRQAQRLEGFADEFSAILSRQIDERG is encoded by the coding sequence ATGTCTGGCGATAGCACCGGCCTGTCCCTGATAGATCTGTTCGGCAATGCCGGCTGGGTGGTCCGGATCATCATGCTCGGCCTGATCTCCTGCTCGATCTGGGTGTGGGCGATCGCGATCGACAAGATGTTCCTGTTTTCGCGGACGCGCCGCTCGATGGACCGGTTCGAACAGGCGTTCTGGTCCGGAGAATCGATCGAGGAGCTGTATCGGGTGCTGTCGGCGAAACCGACGCAATCCATGGCGGCGTGCTTCGTGGCGGCGATGCGGGAGTGGAAGCGTTCCTTCGAGGGCCATGCCCGCTCGTTTGCCGGCCTGCAGATGCGGATCGAGAAGGTGATGAACGTCTCGATCGCCCGCGAGATCGAGCGGCTGGAACGCCGGCTGCTGGTGCTTGCGACTGTCGGTTCCGCCGGCCCCTTCGTCGGCCTGTTCGGCACGGTGTGGGGCATCATGACCAGCTTCCAGGCGATCGCGGCGTCGAAGAACACCTCGCTGGCGGTGGTCGCGCCGGGCATCGCGGAGGCGCTGTTCGCCACGGCCATCGGCCTGATCGCGGCCATTCCGGCGACGATTTTCTACAACAAGTTCACCTCCGAGGTGAACCGGCAGGCGCAGCGGCTGGAAGGCTTCGCAGATGAATTTTCCGCCATCCTGTCCCGTCAGATCGACGAGCGGGGATGA
- a CDS encoding ExbD/TolR family protein — protein MGMSTGSASGGGGRRGRRKAAVMAEINVTPMVDVMLVLLIIFMVAAPLLTVNIQVDLPQAQGGSASTADAKPPLEVTVKKTGGGCASKVDVYLGETPIAIGELGPKIKAMKDAGAGGADNVVKIRGDRDACYSDMMKVLGLARDAGYRASIVVLPEQGS, from the coding sequence ATGGGCATGAGCACGGGAAGCGCCTCCGGCGGCGGCGGTCGCCGCGGTCGGCGCAAGGCGGCGGTGATGGCGGAGATCAACGTCACGCCGATGGTCGACGTCATGCTGGTGCTGCTGATCATCTTCATGGTGGCAGCACCTCTGCTCACCGTGAACATCCAGGTCGATTTGCCGCAGGCGCAGGGCGGCTCGGCCTCGACGGCCGATGCCAAGCCGCCGCTCGAAGTGACCGTGAAGAAGACCGGCGGCGGCTGCGCTTCCAAGGTCGACGTCTATCTCGGCGAGACGCCGATTGCGATCGGCGAGCTCGGCCCGAAGATCAAGGCGATGAAGGACGCCGGCGCCGGCGGTGCCGACAACGTCGTCAAGATCCGTGGCGACCGTGACGCCTGCTACTCCGACATGATGAAGGTTCTGGGGCTGGCGCGCGACGCCGGCTACCGCGCCAGCATCGTCGTGCTGCCGGAACAGGGTTCATGA
- a CDS encoding TetR/AcrR family transcriptional regulator has protein sequence MSWRKEERRAERGYHHGNLKEALLQAALDLIAQKGAAGFTFADAARMAGVSPAAPYRHFRDRDELLSSIAQRGFEQFEAQLSAAWDDGRPDTVTAFERVGKAYLAFAREEPAFYSAMFESGVAADSTAGLLAAGERAFGVIRAAAERLAALAPPGVPRPPALMMALHIWSMAHGIASLFARGDAARRKLPMSPEELLEAEVLIYLRGLGFPTDRRSASPSGAEPPPLPDDEKPAGPWGRPK, from the coding sequence ATGAGCTGGCGCAAGGAAGAGCGCCGCGCCGAGCGCGGCTATCATCACGGTAACCTCAAGGAGGCGCTGCTGCAGGCGGCGCTCGACCTGATCGCGCAGAAGGGCGCTGCCGGCTTCACCTTCGCCGACGCCGCCCGCATGGCCGGGGTCAGCCCCGCCGCGCCCTATCGCCATTTCCGCGATCGCGACGAACTGCTGTCGAGCATCGCGCAGCGCGGCTTCGAGCAGTTCGAGGCGCAGCTGTCCGCTGCCTGGGACGATGGCCGTCCCGACACGGTCACGGCGTTCGAGCGCGTCGGCAAGGCGTATCTGGCCTTCGCCCGCGAGGAGCCCGCGTTCTATTCGGCGATGTTCGAATCCGGCGTGGCGGCGGACTCCACCGCGGGCCTGTTGGCTGCGGGCGAGCGCGCGTTCGGCGTGATCCGCGCCGCCGCCGAGCGGCTGGCGGCGCTGGCGCCGCCCGGCGTGCCGCGCCCCCCCGCGCTGATGATGGCGCTGCACATCTGGTCGATGGCGCATGGCATCGCCTCGCTGTTCGCCCGCGGCGACGCCGCCCGCCGCAAGCTGCCGATGTCGCCGGAGGAGCTCTTGGAAGCCGAGGTGCTGATCTATCTGCGTGGGCTCGGCTTCCCCACCGACCGACGGTCCGCGTCGCCGTCGGGCGCTGAACCGCCGCCGCTGCCGGACGACGAGAAGCCGGCAGGGCCGTGGGGCCGGCCGAAATAA
- a CDS encoding DUF1398 domain-containing protein: MDADRITIARTCLDAAHDGSLSFPEIVGRLITAGFEGYTVDYRGNTQTFYLPDGDHAALAMQPSAGSVASAFDAEEVARLVRWAQANPADYSYVAFCERAKAAGCAGYLVSFAGRRVVYFGRTAETHVEHFPT, from the coding sequence ATGGACGCGGACAGAATCACCATTGCCAGGACGTGCCTCGATGCTGCCCACGACGGCAGCCTGAGCTTTCCGGAGATCGTCGGCCGGCTGATCACTGCGGGCTTCGAGGGCTACACGGTCGACTATCGCGGCAATACCCAGACCTTCTATCTGCCGGACGGCGACCATGCGGCGCTCGCAATGCAGCCGTCAGCCGGAAGCGTCGCATCTGCCTTCGACGCGGAGGAGGTCGCGCGTCTGGTGCGATGGGCGCAGGCCAATCCCGCCGATTACAGCTACGTGGCCTTTTGCGAGCGGGCGAAGGCTGCCGGCTGCGCCGGCTACCTGGTGTCGTTTGCCGGCCGCCGCGTGGTCTATTTCGGCCGTACTGCCGAGACGCATGTCGAGCATTTTCCCACGTGA
- a CDS encoding MarR family winged helix-turn-helix transcriptional regulator, protein MGSISDLTDHTGFWMRMVSNAVSQDFARKVATEGVTVAEWSFMRALYEQPPTPPSVLAERMGLTRGAISKLADRLLAKGLIARTEDPQDKRAHRLTLTADGRSKVPVLAALADANDAAYFSVLSTGEHHALNRLLKVLAERRGLKTVPLD, encoded by the coding sequence ATGGGCTCCATCTCGGACCTGACTGACCACACTGGCTTCTGGATGCGAATGGTGTCGAACGCCGTGTCGCAGGACTTTGCGCGGAAGGTAGCGACAGAAGGGGTTACGGTGGCGGAATGGTCGTTCATGCGAGCGCTTTATGAACAGCCCCCCACGCCGCCCTCGGTTCTGGCCGAACGGATGGGCCTGACGCGGGGGGCCATCAGCAAGCTTGCGGATCGGCTTCTGGCCAAAGGCCTGATTGCGCGAACGGAGGACCCGCAAGACAAGCGCGCGCATCGCCTCACCTTGACCGCCGACGGACGGTCCAAGGTGCCGGTGCTGGCCGCGTTGGCCGACGCGAATGACGCTGCCTATTTCAGCGTGCTCAGCACAGGCGAGCACCACGCGCTCAACCGCCTGCTGAAGGTGCTCGCCGAACGGCGCGGCCTCAAGACGGTCCCTTTGGACTGA